In the Sulfobacillus thermosulfidooxidans DSM 9293 genome, AAAACAAATTACCCCGAGTCTTCAGGTCCCCAAAATATTTCATCTTCCTCGGGTACCCAGCCTATGGCATACCTTAGCCGGAAGCTGTGAAATTCAAGTGGCCGGGGGGCCCATTTTATTTCAGAAAAATGCATACCTAGAACGTCCTATAGCTTCGACCACCAAAATTATGACGGCGTATTTGACCCTTGAGGACAAGATGATGCCGTTAAACCGGAAAGTGACAATTACTTCGCAAGAAGTTCTCAATGACCGTCAAGGGTTATTAAAGGCAGATAGTGAAGTCCCCTTATTCCGTGGACAGGTGGTGAGTGTCCAGGATTTGTTGTGGGCACTTATGCTACCATCAGCAGATGATGCGGCTTGGGTATTAGCCCGGGCGGCCACGGACAATCATCCCGCGCGCTTTATTGCCGCCATGAACCAACAAGCTCGCCAGTTTCATATGGATCACACCCATTATGTCGATCCGGATGGGGTTAACCATGAAGGATATTCCACGGCGGCGGATTTGATGATTTTAACCCAGCATGTGATGAAAAATCCGGAGTTTCGCCTACTGGTCCGGACAAAGACCCACAAAACGGCCTTTGGTGTGCTGTCTAACCTGAATCAGTTGCTATGGTCCTATCCCGGAGCGATTGGGGTTAAGACAGGATGGACACCTTGGGCGGGGAGTTGTCTTGTCTTTGGCGCGACCCGAGTGGAGCATGGTAGTCCATTAACTGTGTACGGCGTTGTGTTGGGAGAACCCGCATTTAATCCGATGTTTCATGACACCGCTCAGTTACTGAACACCGCGTTTCACACCTCATGGTCGCCTTTAATTCACGCTGGTCAAACGGTTCTCGTTCTGCATATTCACAGGGTCCTGACGACGACAACGCTCGCTTTATATGCCGCCAAGCCGCTCGGAGCGTATGATGTGGGAGAAGACGCCACGCTCCAATGGCGCCTGAAGAAGCCCGGACCTGCGTGGCATGCTGGTCAGATTTTAGGATATGCCCGCATTAACGCTAAGGGCTGGCCTGAAAGCTCATGGGTGCCGCTGAAAGCGAGAACCTCATATGTCATGCCGTGGTGGGCTCATTTGTAACGCGACTTGTTGAAAACCCCAGTTAAGAATTTTTTCGGCATCTTGATATTCCGGAGGAAAGCCATATTGAGCGTGAAGAATCACTCCGAGTAAAGTCACCGGGTGCCCGTCGATGTTTCTGGTGGCAGCAAACACCAAATTGAAGCCAGCTTGGGTCGTCCATCCCGTTTTGATGCCAATCACCGATGGATCGATAAACAAGAGGCC is a window encoding:
- a CDS encoding D-alanyl-D-alanine carboxypeptidase family protein is translated as MRVMRKQRRLDRNSALPRWLWLGILTTMVVGTGTVALTPPLAQVKQITPSLQVPKIFHLPRVPSLWHTLAGSCEIQVAGGPILFQKNAYLERPIASTTKIMTAYLTLEDKMMPLNRKVTITSQEVLNDRQGLLKADSEVPLFRGQVVSVQDLLWALMLPSADDAAWVLARAATDNHPARFIAAMNQQARQFHMDHTHYVDPDGVNHEGYSTAADLMILTQHVMKNPEFRLLVRTKTHKTAFGVLSNLNQLLWSYPGAIGVKTGWTPWAGSCLVFGATRVEHGSPLTVYGVVLGEPAFNPMFHDTAQLLNTAFHTSWSPLIHAGQTVLVLHIHRVLTTTTLALYAAKPLGAYDVGEDATLQWRLKKPGPAWHAGQILGYARINAKGWPESSWVPLKARTSYVMPWWAHL